Proteins encoded by one window of Arachis hypogaea cultivar Tifrunner chromosome 1, arahy.Tifrunner.gnm2.J5K5, whole genome shotgun sequence:
- the LOC112701590 gene encoding probable sucrose-phosphate synthase: MAGNDWLNSYLEAILDVGPGLEDAKSSLLLRERGRFSPTRYFVEEVIGFDETDLYRSWVRASSTRSPQERNTRLENMCWRIWNLARQKKQLESETAQRVNKRRLERERGRREATADMSEDLSEGEKGDPVSDISTHGGESNKARLPRISSADAMEAWANSQKGKKLYIVLISIHGLIRGENMELGRDSDTGGQVKYVVELARALGSMPGVYRVDLLTRQVSAPDVDSSYGEPTEMLSPRNNDDLEDEMGESSGSYIIRIPFGPRDKYIPKENLWPYIPEFVDGALNHIIQMSKSLGEQIGSGHAVWPVAIHGHYADAGDSTALLSGALNVPMLFTGHSLGRDKLEQLLKQGRLSRDEINSTYKIMRRIEAEELSLDSSEIVITSTRQEIEEQWRLYDGFDPVLERKLRARIRRNVSCYGRFMPRMAIIPPGMEFHHIAPQDGDLDGELEGNLDHPAPQDPPIWSEIMRFFTNPRKPMILALARPDPKKNITTLVKAFGECRPLRELANLTLIMGNREGIDEMSSTNASVLLSVLKLIDKYDLYGQVAYPKHHKQYEVPDIYRLAAKTKGVFINPAFIEPFGLTLIEAAAYGLPIVATKNGGPVDIHRVLDNGLLVDPHDQQSIADALLKLVSNKQLWAKCRHNGLKNIHLFSWPEHCKNYLSKIATCKPRHPQWLRSEDGGESSESESPGDSLRDIQDLSLNLKFSLDGEKSGGSGNDSSLDPDGNAADRNTRLENAVLSWSKGISRDVRKGGATERSDQNTNAGKFPPLRRRKHLFVIAVDCDNASDLLETTKTIFEAAKKEKAEGSVGFILSTSSTMSEIQSFLVSGGLSPSDFDAYICNSGSDLYYPSLNPEDRPFVGDLYYHSHIEYRWGGEGLRKTLVRWAASIIEKKGENDEQIVSPSEQLSTDYCYAFKVQKPGKAPPVKELRKLLRIQALRCHPIYCQNGTRLNVIPVLASRSQALRYLYVRWGFELSKMVVFVGECGDTDYEGLVGGVHKSVILKGVGSSAMSQVHNNRNYPLSDVMPLDSPNIVEAATGSSSADIQALLEKAGYLAA, encoded by the exons ATGGCGGGGAATGATTGGTTAAACAGTTACCTAGAGGCCATACTGGACGTTGGCCCCGGTCTCGAAGATGCCAAGTCCTCCCTCCTCCTCCGTGAGAGAGGCAGGTTTAGTCCAACTCGCTACTTCGTTGAGGAGGTTATCGGCTTCGACGAGACCGATCTCTACCGCTCCTGGGTTCGG GCTTCTTCTACCAGGAGCCCTCAGGAGCGCAACACCAGATTGGAGAACATGTGCTGGAGGATTTGGAACCTTGCTCGCCAGAAGAAGCAG CTGGAGAGTGAGACTGCGCAGAGAGTCAACAAGCGCCGCCTCGAGCGCGAGAGAGGCCGCAGGGAAGCCACTGCTGATATGTCTGAGGACTTGTCTGAAGGCGAGAAGGGAGATCCGGTCAGCGACATCTCCACTCACGGCGGCGAATCCAACAAGGCTAGGTTGCCTAGGATCAGCTCCGCCGATGCCATGGAGGCCTGGGCCAACTCTCAGAAGGGAAAGAAGCTCTACATTGTACTCATAAG CATTCACGGGTTGATTCGAGGAGAGAATATGGAGTTGGGACGTGATTCTGATACCGGTGGTCAA GTTAAATATGTCGTGGAACTAGCAAGGGCGTTGGGATCGATGCCAGGAGTTTACCGGGTTGATTTACTGACTAGACAAGTATCTGCACCCGATGTGGATAGCAGTTATGGGGAGCCAACGGAAATGTTGTCACCGAGAAACAACGATGATTTAGAAGATGAGATGGGAGAGAGCAGTGGTTCTTATATCATTCGTATTCCCTTTGGTCCAAGAGATAAATACATTCCAAAAGAAAATCTCTGGCCTTACATTCCGGAATTTGTTGATGGAGCACTTAACCACATTATACAGATGTCCAAATCTCTTGGGGAGCAAATTGGTAGTGGCCATGCTGTCTGGCCGGTTGCTATCCATGGGCATTATGCAGATGCTGGTGACTCTACTGCTCTTCTATCTGGTGCGTTAAATGTTCCAATGCTTTTTACCGGCCACTCGCTCGGTCGAGATAAGTTGGAACAGCTTTTAAAACAAGGCCGACTATCAAGGGATGAAATAAACTCAACTTACAAGATTATGCGTAGGATAGAAGCTGAAGAATTATCCCTTGATTCTTCTGAAATAGTCATAACAAGCACCAGGCAGGAAATAGAAGAGCAATGGCGCTTGTATGATGGTTTTGATCCGGTACTGGAGCGTAAACTACGAGCTAGGATCCGACGTAATGTGAGCTGTTATGGAAGATTCATGCCTCGCATGGCG ATTATTCCACCTGGTATGGAGTTCCATCATATTGCTCCCCAAGATGGTGATTTAGATGGTGAACTAGAAGGGAATTTGGACCATCCTGCTCCCCAAGATCCACCTATTTGGTCTGAG ATAATGCGTTTCTTTACCAACCCTCGCAAACCAATGATACTTGCCCTGGCTAGACCAGATCCTAAAAAGAACATCACAACTTTGGTGAAAGCATTTGGAGAATGTCGCCCTCTTCGCGAGCTTGCTAATCTT ACATTAATTATGGGTAACCGAGAGGGAATTGATGAAATGTCAAGCACAAATGCATCTGTTCTTCTTTCAGTTCTAAAGTTGATTGACAAGTATGATCTATATGGGCAAGTTGCATATCCTAAGCACCACAAACAATATGAAGTTCCTGACATATATCGTCTAGCAGCAAAGACAAAG GGTGTTTTCATTAATCCAGCTTTCATCGAGCCATTTGGTCTTACCTTAATTGAG GCAGCTGCTTATGGTTTGCCAATTGTTGCAACTAAAAATGGAGGTCCTGTTGATATTCATCGG GTACTTGACAATGGTTTGCTTGTAGATCCTCATGATCAGCAGTCTATTGCAGATGCTCTTTTGAAGCTTGTCAGCAACAAGCAACTTTGGGCAAAATGTAGACACAATGGATTGAAGAATATTCATTTATTTTCGTGGCCAGAGCATTGCAAGAACTACTTGTCTAAAATAGCCACTTGCAAACCAAGACATCCACAGTGGCTGCGAAGTGAGGATGGAGGAGAAAGTTCGGAATCCGAGTCACCTGGTGATTCCCTGAGAGATATACAGGATTTATCTCTAAATCTGAAGTTTTCATTGGATGGAGAGAAGAGTGGTGGTAGTGGAAATGATAGTTCTTTAGATCCTGATGGAAATGCTGCTGATAGAAATACAAGGTTGGAGAATGCTGTTTTGTCATGGTCAAAGGGTATATCTAGGGACGTACGCAAGGGTGGGGCTACAGAAAGATCAGATCAAAATACAAATGCTGGTAAATTTCCACCATTGAGGAGAAGGAAGCATCTCTTTGTCATTGCTGTGGATTGTGataatgcttcagatcttcttgaaACCACTAAAACAATATTTGAGGCTGCCAAAAaggagaaagctgaaggctctgttGGGTTCATACTGTCAACATCCTCAACCATGTCAGAGATACAATCATTTCTGGTATCGGGTGGCTTGAGCCCCAGTGATTTTGATGCTTATATTTGTAACAGTGGCAGTGATCTCTACTATCCATCACTCAATCCTGAGGACCGCCCATTTGTGGGTGACTTGTACTACCACTCTCATATTGAATACCGATGGGGAGGAGAAGGGTTGAGGAAGACTTTAGTGCGTTGGGCAGCTTCAATAATTGAAAAGAAGGGGGAGAATGATGAACAAATTGTTAGTCCATCGGAACAGCTTTCTACTGACTACTGTTATGCTTTCAAAGTGCAAAAGCCAGGGAAG GCTCCCCCAGTGAAGGAGCTTCGTAAGTTGTTGAGAATCCAAGCCCTCCGTTGTCATCCTATATATTGCCAGAATGGGACAAGACTGAATGTTATACCAGTATTAGCATCTCGTTCCCAAGCCCTTAG ATACCTTTATGTTCGATGGGGTTTCGAACTGTCAAAGATGGTGGTATTTGTTGGAGAATGCGGTGACACCGATTACGAAGGACTGGTTGGCGGCGTACACAAAAGTGTAATATTGAAAGGGGTGGGCAGTAGTGCAATGAGTCAAGTCCACAACAATAGAAACTATCCTCTTTCAGATGTCATGCCACTGGACAGCCCCAACATTGTTGAGGCCGCCACCGGAAGTAGCAGCGCTGATATCCAGGCTTTGTTAGAGAAAGCAGGTTATCTCGCAGCATGA
- the LOC112701576 gene encoding calmodulin-binding receptor-like cytoplasmic kinase 3 isoform X2, producing MAIFALLLMLLLQLSIISTSAVILRSNDCGTDWVARSYSSDGEELFYINGNVVNKVAFCEALQLYIANGCNLKDYFGSNNCAMDGSFGRKLLQKNSSSKSESQGVSNDVSPKVGLFAGGALLVCCAVLCPCIYGKKRKATAHAVLTKDPNSILDSASSFEANSVPEKVQVPASPLRVPPSPSRFSASPKLKRIESLHLNLNQIARATRNFSETLQIGEGGFGTVYKAQLEDGHVVAVKRAKREHFESLRTEFSSEVELLAKIDHRNLVKLLGYIEKGHERLLITEYVPNGTLREHLDGQRGKILDFNQRLEIAIDVAHGLTYLHLYAEKPIIHRDVKSSNILLTESMRAKVADFGFARIGPMNSDQTHISTKVKGTVGYLDPEYMKTYQLTTKSDVYSFGILLLEILTGRRPVELKKTVEERVTLRWAFRKFNEGRVVELVDPLMEEAVNSDVLMKMFDLAFQCAAPVRTDRPDMKAVGEQLWSIRADYFKNSRSN from the exons ATGGCCATCTTTGCATTATTATTGATGCTGTTACTCCAATTGTCAATAATTTCTACCTCAGCAGTTATCTTGAGATCAAATGATTGTGGCACTGATTGGGTAGCTCGTTCATATTCTAGTGATGGTGAAGAACTGTTTTACATAAATGGAAATGTAGTTAACAAAGTTGCTTTCTGTGAGGCCCTCCAATTGTACATTGCAAATGGTTGCAATTTGAAGGACTACTTTGGAAGTAACAACTGCGCAATGGATGGCTCATTTG GAAGGAAACTACTTCAGAAGAATTCGAGCAGTAAATCCGAATCGCAAGGGGTTTCCAACGATGTGTCTCCCAAAGTTGGGCTTTTCGCTGGCGGAGCATTGTTGGTATGTTGTGCTGTTCTTTGTCCATGTATTTATGGGAAGAAGCGAAAAGCAACTGCTCATGCTGTTTTGACCAAGGACCCGAATTCAA TATTGGACTCGGCTTCCTCCTTCGAAGCAAATTCTGTCCCGGAAAAGGTCCAAGTCCCAGCCAGTCCACTTCGAGTGCCACCTAGTCCTTCAAGATTCTCAGCGTCTCCAAAACTCAAAAGAATTGAATCGTTGCATCTCAACCTCAATCAGATTGCAAGAGCTACCCGTAACTTCTCAGAAACATTGCAGATAGGAGAAGGAGGTTTTGGAACTGTCTACAAGGCTCAGTTAGAAGATGGCCACGTCGTGGCTGTAAAACGTGCAAAAAGG GAACATTTTGAGAGCTTGAGAACTGAATTCAGCAGTGAAGTTGAACTTCTGGCTAAAATTGATCATCGGAACCTAGTGAAGCTACTAGGTTATATTGAAAAAGGACATGAACGCCTTCTTATTACAGAGTATGTGCCGAATGGTACTCTTCGAGAACACTTAGATG GTCAGCGTGGAAAAATCCTAGACTTCAATCAGCGCCTGGAAATTGCTATTGATGTTGCTCATGGCTTGACCTATTTGCATCTGTATGCAG AGAAGCCAATTATCCATCGAGATGTGAAATCATCCAACATTCTTCTGACAGAAAGCATGCGAGCTAAAGTTGCTGATTTTGGATTTGCAAGAATTGGCCCTATGAACTCCGATCAAACACACATTTCTACCAAAGTGAAGGGAACAGTTGGTTATTTGGATCCTGAGTATATGAAAACATACCAACTCACTACCAAGAGTGATGTTTACTCATTTGGAATTTTGCTTTTAGAAATTTTAACAGGTCGTCGTCCTGTGGAGTTGAAGAAAACTGTTGAAGAGAGGGTTACACTCAGATGG GCTTTCAGGAAGTTCAATGAAGGAAGGGTGGTGGAGCTGGTGGATCCATTAATGGAAGAAGCTGTAAACTCTGATGTTCTGATGAAGATGTTTGATTTGGCATTTCAGTGTGCAGCACCCGTCCGGACAGATAGACCTGACATGAAAGCAGTGGGAGAGCAATTATGGTCAATTAGGGCAGATTACTTTAAGAATTCAAGAAGTAATTAG
- the LOC112701576 gene encoding calmodulin-binding receptor-like cytoplasmic kinase 3 isoform X1, which translates to MAIFALLLMLLLQLSIISTSAVILRSNDCGTDWVARSYSSDGEELFYINGNVVNKVAFCEALQLYIANGCNLKDYFGSNNCAMDGSFVNLPLMAGRKLLQKNSSSKSESQGVSNDVSPKVGLFAGGALLVCCAVLCPCIYGKKRKATAHAVLTKDPNSILDSASSFEANSVPEKVQVPASPLRVPPSPSRFSASPKLKRIESLHLNLNQIARATRNFSETLQIGEGGFGTVYKAQLEDGHVVAVKRAKREHFESLRTEFSSEVELLAKIDHRNLVKLLGYIEKGHERLLITEYVPNGTLREHLDGQRGKILDFNQRLEIAIDVAHGLTYLHLYAEKPIIHRDVKSSNILLTESMRAKVADFGFARIGPMNSDQTHISTKVKGTVGYLDPEYMKTYQLTTKSDVYSFGILLLEILTGRRPVELKKTVEERVTLRWAFRKFNEGRVVELVDPLMEEAVNSDVLMKMFDLAFQCAAPVRTDRPDMKAVGEQLWSIRADYFKNSRSN; encoded by the exons ATGGCCATCTTTGCATTATTATTGATGCTGTTACTCCAATTGTCAATAATTTCTACCTCAGCAGTTATCTTGAGATCAAATGATTGTGGCACTGATTGGGTAGCTCGTTCATATTCTAGTGATGGTGAAGAACTGTTTTACATAAATGGAAATGTAGTTAACAAAGTTGCTTTCTGTGAGGCCCTCCAATTGTACATTGCAAATGGTTGCAATTTGAAGGACTACTTTGGAAGTAACAACTGCGCAATGGATGGCTCATTTG TTAACTTACCTTTGATGGCAGGAAGGAAACTACTTCAGAAGAATTCGAGCAGTAAATCCGAATCGCAAGGGGTTTCCAACGATGTGTCTCCCAAAGTTGGGCTTTTCGCTGGCGGAGCATTGTTGGTATGTTGTGCTGTTCTTTGTCCATGTATTTATGGGAAGAAGCGAAAAGCAACTGCTCATGCTGTTTTGACCAAGGACCCGAATTCAA TATTGGACTCGGCTTCCTCCTTCGAAGCAAATTCTGTCCCGGAAAAGGTCCAAGTCCCAGCCAGTCCACTTCGAGTGCCACCTAGTCCTTCAAGATTCTCAGCGTCTCCAAAACTCAAAAGAATTGAATCGTTGCATCTCAACCTCAATCAGATTGCAAGAGCTACCCGTAACTTCTCAGAAACATTGCAGATAGGAGAAGGAGGTTTTGGAACTGTCTACAAGGCTCAGTTAGAAGATGGCCACGTCGTGGCTGTAAAACGTGCAAAAAGG GAACATTTTGAGAGCTTGAGAACTGAATTCAGCAGTGAAGTTGAACTTCTGGCTAAAATTGATCATCGGAACCTAGTGAAGCTACTAGGTTATATTGAAAAAGGACATGAACGCCTTCTTATTACAGAGTATGTGCCGAATGGTACTCTTCGAGAACACTTAGATG GTCAGCGTGGAAAAATCCTAGACTTCAATCAGCGCCTGGAAATTGCTATTGATGTTGCTCATGGCTTGACCTATTTGCATCTGTATGCAG AGAAGCCAATTATCCATCGAGATGTGAAATCATCCAACATTCTTCTGACAGAAAGCATGCGAGCTAAAGTTGCTGATTTTGGATTTGCAAGAATTGGCCCTATGAACTCCGATCAAACACACATTTCTACCAAAGTGAAGGGAACAGTTGGTTATTTGGATCCTGAGTATATGAAAACATACCAACTCACTACCAAGAGTGATGTTTACTCATTTGGAATTTTGCTTTTAGAAATTTTAACAGGTCGTCGTCCTGTGGAGTTGAAGAAAACTGTTGAAGAGAGGGTTACACTCAGATGG GCTTTCAGGAAGTTCAATGAAGGAAGGGTGGTGGAGCTGGTGGATCCATTAATGGAAGAAGCTGTAAACTCTGATGTTCTGATGAAGATGTTTGATTTGGCATTTCAGTGTGCAGCACCCGTCCGGACAGATAGACCTGACATGAAAGCAGTGGGAGAGCAATTATGGTCAATTAGGGCAGATTACTTTAAGAATTCAAGAAGTAATTAG
- the LOC112701570 gene encoding putative chloride channel-like protein CLC-g, which produces MPLALRKDTLNGDPESLHQPLLSSQRSIVNSTSQVAIVGSNVSPIESLDYEIIENEFFKQDWRSRGASQIFQYIFMKWLLCFLIGFIVSLIAFCNNLAVENLAGIKFVITSNMMLERRFLLAFAVFFASNLGLTIFSAVITALIAPAATGSGIPEVKAYLNGVDAPGIFTVRTLFVKIIGSITAVSSSLLIGKAGPMVHTGACVASLLGQGGSKRYGLTWKWLRFFKNDRDRRDLVMCGSAAGIAAAFRAPVGGVLFALEEMTSWWRSALLWRAFFTTAIVAIVLRAMIDVCLSGKCGLFGKGGLIMFDVYSASISYHLAEVPLVFILGVIGGILGSLYNFMLSKVLRVYNFINEKGTICKIVLACVISIFTSFLLFGLPWFASCQPCPLDAAEPCPTIGRSGNFKKFQCPPDHYNDLASLIFNTNDDAIRNLFSRDTNEEFQYSSMFIFFITCFFLSIFSYGVVAPAGLFVPVIVTGASYGRFVGMLVGKRTNLHHGLYAVLGAASFLGGSMRTTVSLCVIMLELTNNLLLLPLIMMVLLVSKTVADAFNANIYDLIMKAKGFPYLETHAEPYMRQLTVGDVVTGPLQMFNGIEKVRNIMFILKTTRHNGFPVIDEPPLSEAPVLSGLILRDHLVTLLKNKVFFPTPRAIGDDVFKKFTSDDFAKKGSNKGEKIEDIQLTEEEMEMFIDLHPFTNTSPYTVVETMSLGKALTLFREVGLRHLLVIPKITGRSPVVGILTRHDFMPEHILGVHPLLVSSRWKRLRFRFRCLGNLFSGF; this is translated from the exons ATGCCGTTGGCGTTGAGGAAAGACACGCTTAATGGTGACCCTGAGTCTCTTCACCAACCTTTGCTTTCTTCCCAAAGATCCATAGTCAACTCTACTTCTCAGGTTGCCATCGTAGGCTCCAATGTCTCCCCAATTGAGAGCCTTGACTACGA GATCATAGAGAACGAGTTCTTCAAGCAGGATTGGAGGAGCAGAGGGGCCTCTCAGATATTCCAATACATATTCATGAAGTGGCTCTTGTGCTTCCTCATTGGTTTCATCGTTAGCCTCATCGCATTCTGCAACAATCTCGCTGTTGAGAATCTCGCTGGCATCAAGTTTGTTATCACATCCAATATGATGTTGGAAAGGAG GTTTCTGTTGGCATTTGCAGTATTTTTCGCTTCGAATTTGGGTCTCACTATCTTTTCTGCTGTAATCACGGCTTTGATAGCACCGGCAGCTACTGGTTCCGGTATACCGGAGGTGAAGGCTTACCTAAATGGGGTGGATGCACCTGGAATTTTTACTGTACGGACTCTGTTTGTTAAG ATTATTGGAAGCATTACAGCAGtgtcatcatctcttcttattGGGAAAGCAGGGCCCATGGTCCATACAGGTGCATGTGTGGCATCATTGTTGGGGCAGGGCGGGTCGAAGAGATATGGTTTAACGTGGAAGTGGTTACGCTTTTTTAAGAATGACCGAGATCGACGAGATTTGGTAATGTGTGGATCAGCTGCTGGAATTGCGGCTGCCTTTCGTGCCCCAGTTGGTGGGGTGTTGTTTGCTCTTGAAGAGATGACATCTTG GTGGAGAAGTGCACTTCTCTGGAGAGCTTTCTTCACAACAGCAATAGTTGCAATTGTGCTTCGTGCTATGATTGATGTATGTTTAAGTGGTAAATGTGGGTTATTTGGTAAAGGGGGACTGATAATGTTTGATGTTTATTCAGCAAGTATTTCATATCATTTGGCGGAAGTTCCTCTTGTGTTTATTCTTGGCGTTATAGGAGGGATTCTCGGAAGCTTATATAACTTTATGCTGAGCAAAGTTCTTCGTGTATACAATTTTATCAATGA GAAAGGCACCATATGCAAAATTGTGCTTGCCTGTGTAATCTCCATTTTTAcctcctttcttctttttggatTGCCATGGTTTGCATCTTGCCAACCTTGTCCTCTTGATGCAGCAGAGCCTTGCCCAACAATAGGCCGATCCGGCAACTTCAAGAAATTCCAATGTCCACCCGATCACTACAATGATCTTGCCAGCCTCATTTTTAACACAAACGATGATGCTATTAGGAATCTATTTAGCAGGGACACTAATGAAGAGTTTCAGTATTCATCAATGTTCATCTTTTTCATCACATGCTTTTTCTTAAGTATCTTTAGCTATGGAGTTGTTGCTCCAGCTGGTCTCTTTGTGCCGGTTATTGTTACTGGTGCATCTTATGGTCGCTTTGTTGGCATGTTGGTAGGTAAAAGGACCAATCTTCACCATGGCCTTTATGCTGTTCTTGGTGCTGCTTCTTTTCTCGGTGGATCGATGAGGACAACAGTTTCGCTATGTGTAATTATGCTGGAATTGACGAATAATTTGTTATTGCTACCATTGATCATGATGGTGCTTTTGGTATCCAAGACTGTAGCTGATGCTTTCAATGCAAATATATATGACCTAATTATGAAAGCCAAAGGTTTCCCTTATTTAGAAACTCATGCTGAACCATATATGAGGCAGCTAACGGTAGGTGATGTCGTCACGGGGCCACTTCAGATGTTTAACGGCATTGAGAAAGTCCGCAATATAATGTTCATTCTCAAAACTACAAGGCATAACGGGTTTCCTGTTATCGACGAGCCTCCACTTTCTGAAGCACCAGTTTTATCAGGTTTAATCCTCCGTGACCATCTTGTTACTTTGTTAAAGAATAAAGTTTTTTTTCCCACACCAAGGGCGATAGGGGATGATGTCTTCAAGAAGTTTACATCAGATGATTTTGCAAAGAAGGGTTCAAACAAAGGTGAAAAGATTGAAGATATACAACTAACAGAGGAAGAAATGGAAATGTTCATAGATTTACATCCATTTACAAATACATCACCATATACTGTTGTGGAGACAATGTCACTGGGAAAGGCCCTTACACTTTTTCGAGAAGTAGGTTTAAGGCACCTGCTAGTGATACCCAAGATCACTGGT AGATCACCTGTAGTGGGTATACTAACGCGACACGACTTCATGCCGGAACATATATTGGGGGTGCATCCTTTGCTGGTAAGTAGCAGGTGGAAAAGACTAAGGTTCCGGTTCCGTTGTCTGGGAAATCTCTTCTCTGGCTTCTGA